The following DNA comes from Cedecea neteri.
GATTGCCGGATACGCGCTGGCGGCTACAGAAGGTTCAAGGGATGATTTCGGGCTAAGCGACTACTGCTACTTTAAAGTTTACCCTCATATCACCAGGGCGAAAAAAGCGCTTCAAGCCAACAATGAGTCGCGGGCAATCGACAGTTTTCAGCATGCCCACAAACTGGCACCGGAGAGTATCCGGCTGACGCTCTGGCTTGCCGAAGCCTATACCCATTTCAACCACAACGATAAAGCGATCGCGCTATTACACGAGCAGTTACGTAAAACGCCCGGTAATGTGCAGATCCGTCAGGCGCTGGATGCCATCCCTCGTCCTGAAAAAATAATCGCAACACGAGAGCAGCTTCTGGCGCTTGATGCGGAGTGTGCAGGTTCTCCGTCGGTCGTATGCCGGGCCGAAGTCGGAAACTATGCCGTCAGGCTTGGGGAGCTGGATATCGCCCTGCAGCAGCTTAATGATGAAGCGCTTCGCACATCGTCCCAGGGCCAGACATTGATAAACAGTTTGACCCAACGTGCTGTCGAGCTGCAAAAATGGCACTTTGCCGACCGGGGATTTGCGCTGCACGATCGTCTGGTCACATTAAATGAAGAGCAGTACCAGCAGTGGTTCGCTATTTTGCTCCACCTTGAGCGCGACCGGCGTATTCTCGACCTTCAGCGGCAGGGTGTGATGAATTCTCCCGGTATGCAGCTGGCCTATGCACAGTCCCTCGCCGAAAGAA
Coding sequences within:
- a CDS encoding tetratricopeptide repeat protein; translation: MRQCLKWLTAMACGLMIAGYALAATEGSRDDFGLSDYCYFKVYPHITRAKKALQANNESRAIDSFQHAHKLAPESIRLTLWLAEAYTHFNHNDKAIALLHEQLRKTPGNVQIRQALDAIPRPEKIIATREQLLALDAECAGSPSVVCRAEVGNYAVRLGELDIALQQLNDEALRTSSQGQTLINSLTQRAVELQKWHFADRGFALHDRLVTLNEEQYQQWFAILLHLERDRRILDLQRQGVMNSPGMQLAYAQSLAERKAYPALRAYLASHHPRFTSETEKRNWRDLKVKWGGVKAPERYYGEAVIK